A part of Larimichthys crocea isolate SSNF chromosome VII, L_crocea_2.0, whole genome shotgun sequence genomic DNA contains:
- the cep126 gene encoding centrosomal protein of 126 kDa produces the protein MQTLQDNFFYHSNARLGADGGLQEERELLVEEQKLCRARARKFSLETNRRRKALEERRKQWDVQEQRLRQNVLQQRRQRVQDATERFQRAHLPPSQRYRQPFRRNVPNIEDALSQIQDTLSSYSRQSSFLSSNSNLSRSCTPSPKPPTVSKSSHHQVLSAVEAYTKLLQEQSMTSLRNSQQTEKTQEKQQDHSPQTNQLSDCRNSESLSSKDSLDDEDPDHNTKNRQCSYSSFFRDSEKSHPDLRKLHYLYPTSDLTSFSAMMRLGDNLSQSRKLHEPKQEKQDDSEGPNNETHASKTSWGFTSVEQTPQTETQPALHNCNLLTLCEIISGDPEHFEVNSPQNSPNDNTIIKNGVSPSNTALQPSCPKQEALLDLRQQRVYDDKQLKHPSATEILLHAKNGNSKDVLYGAPPKPNIVLNDSTTDNASQEGTLQQTGKEIHSLSSQKEPSASINNLNKVFNSETKTEKPINTALLQHACLSNIHSDAFKCLKCPEEEVQKLPVSVGASHSVCEVRFIKGILKKQSKYMAGDTTRLYGSGHLIFAKQVALAIRDSVELTRAKTKDVEVNTVKKKLRWFDEVHVEKEDKKQDIMKQMKSKAFSLCQSNNNLEDHQLSLTTVSGASKPGPSMTPTASTGYHFTKQAWADVGVQVALPQEQADEVKVPCSSTRTGGPKVPRRERSTRAGAGTVSSRARKGTVIRPQSATEVSQIAKTQGKIIVPHPPPRMESVEEKTPDNAKTPYGMDHASVICKQAPAAEQALHMNNSEGFLSPYTHHVIRTDSTVMYTPLPPSYTCPVSEGNTKGTPSSGHQETQGCSQRRGMVYREKGLCLDCTPTDEEISQLWHGVRSALATKDEKNKLKRQALESGRGVRKPCVEQSKQSPGSGNRRVPQPSQPTKQTAEAFRPFSSPYEMAFPGGGFESAAQLHLAEGHAEGLLEERDIVAVMETVQTQRSGSVQRRSQQQGLTTISLEEQKILLSLDRLNHQLFCVQEHMGGSAGTRGLVLVDGPSTREAKVTSQHKNRASSANNHSRYQRKF, from the exons ATGCAGACTCTGCAAGACAACTTCTTCTACCACTC AAATGCAAGGTTGGGAGCTGATGGAGGCCTTCAAGAGGAGAGAGAACTTTTGGTGGAAGAGCAGAAGTTATGCAGAGCCAGAGCTCGCAAGTTCTCCCTGGAAACCAACCGACGCAGGAA GGCTCTGGAGGAAAGACGGAAACAGTGGGACGTGCAGGAGCAACGGCTGAGACAGAACGTCCTACAGCAACGCAGACAGCGAGTACAGGATGCGACCGAACGCTTCCAAAGAGCCCATTTACCTCCTTCTCAGAGATACAGACAAC CTTTTAGAAGAAATGTCCCAAATATTGAAGATGCACTCTCTCAAATTCAAGACACCTTGAGTTCGTACAGCCGGCAGTCCTCTTTCTTGTCCAGCAACTCTAACCTAAGCAG AAGCTGCACTCCATCTCCAAAGCCTCCCACAGTTTCTAAATCCTCCCACCACCAAGTGCTCTCTGCTGTGGAGGCCTACACTAAACTGCTTCAGGAGCAGAGCATGACTTCCCTCAGGAACAGTCAGCAAACTGAAAAGACAcaagagaagcagcaggatCACAGTCCACAG ACCAACCAACTGTCTGACTGCCGTAATTCTGAAAGCCTTTCGAGTAAGGACAGTTTGGACGATGAGGACCCCGACCACAACACAAAGAATCGACAGTGTTCTTATTCGTCCTTCTTTCGTGACTCAGAGAAGTCCCATCCAGACCTGAGAAAGCTACATTATTTGTATCCGACATCAGATCTAACGTCTTTCTCAGCGATGATGCGTCTTGGTGACAACTTATCCCAGTCAAGAAAACTGCATGAACCTaagcaggaaaaacaagatGACTCCGAAGGGCCCAACAATGAGACGCACGCTTCTAAAACTTCTTGGGGGTTCACATCTGTTGAGCAAACGCCTCAAACAGAGACCCAGCCCGCTCTACACAACTGCAACTTATTAACTCTTTGTGAAATTATTAGTGGAGACCCGGAGCACTTTGAGGTAAACTCTCCACAAAATAGTCCCAATGACAACACCATCATTAAAAATGGAGTTTCTCCCAGCAACACAGCACTACAGCCTTCATGTCCTAAACAAGAGGCTCTGTTGGATCTCAGGCAGCAGAGGGTCTACGAtgacaaacaattaaaacatcCCTCAGCTACAGAAATCCTTTTGCATGCCAAAAATGGCAACAGCAAAGACGTTTTGTATGGGGCTCCCCCAAAGCCAAATATTGTGTTGAACGATAGCACGACAGATAATGCCTCACAAGAAGGAACCCTTCagcaaacaggaaaagaaatccaCTCTCTGTCATCCCAGAAAGAGCCCAGTGCTTCCATAAACAACCTCAATAAGGTTTTCAACTCGGAGACCAAAACTGAGAAGCCCATAAATACAGCGTTGCTGCAACACGCATGCTTGTCAAACATTCACTCAGACGCTTTTAAGTGCCTTAAGTGCCCCGAGGAGGAAGTGCAAAAATTGCCTGTTTCAGTGGGGGCATCCCATTCAGTATGTGAAGTCAGGTTCATTAAAGGAATTCTTAAGAAACAGTCCAAATATATGGCAGGCGATACCACGCGTCTGTACGGCTCAGGACATTTGATTTTTGCGAAACAAGTCGCCTTAGCGATCAGAGATAGTGTTGAACTGACCAGGGCGAAAACCAAAGATGTGGAGGTCAACACAGTCAAAAAGAAGCTGCGCTGGTTCGATGAGGTGCATGTGGAAAAAGAGGACAAGAAACAGGACATaatgaaacagatgaaaagcAAGGCGTTCAGTCTTTGTCAGTCAAATAATAACTTGGAGGACCACCAGCTAAGTCTCACTACAGTCTCGGGGGCTTCCAAGCCTGGACCCAGCATGACCCCCACAGCCTCCACTGGTTATCACTTTACAAAGCAAGCGTGGGCAGATGTTGGGGTTCAAGTCGCCTTGCCCCAGGAACAAGCAGACGAGGTCAAGGTGCCGTGCAGCAGCACCAGGACCGGCGGCCCCAAGGTCCCTCGGAGAGAGCGCTCTACCAGAGCTGGAGCGGGTACTGTTTCCTCTCGGGCTAGAAAGGGCACTGTCATACGACCTCAATCTGCCACCGAGGTGAGTCAGATTGCCAAAACCCAAGGGAAGATCATAGTGCCCCACCCACCTCCAAGGATGGAGTCAGTGGAAGAGAAGACGCCGGACAACGCTAAGACTCCATATGGCATGGATCACGCAAGTGTCATCTGTAAACAAGCTCCGGCTGCAGAGCAGGCCCTGCACATGAACAACTCAGAAGGCTTTCTCTCACCTTACACACATCATGTAATCAGAACAGATAGTACTGTTATGTATACACCACTGCCACCCTCGTATACCTGCCCTGTCTCAGAGGGGAACACGAAGGGCACGCCCAGCTCGGGTCATCAGGAAACTCAGGGCTGCAGTCAGAGAAGAGGGATGGTGTACAGAGAAAAGGGCCTCTGTTTAGATTGCACTCCCACAGATGAAGAGATCTCACAGCTCTGGCATGGTGTCCGCAGTGCTCTGGCCACCAAGGACG aaaaaaacaagctcaaaaGGCAGGCCTTGGAGAGTGGGCGAGGTGTGAGGAAACCCTGTGTGGAGCAGAGCAAACAGTCTCCTGGCTCAGGGAACAGAAGGGTTCCTCAGCCCTCTCAG ccaacaaaacaaactgcagaggCCTTCAGACCGTTTTCCAGTCCCTATGAAATGGCCTTTCCAGGTGGAG GTTTTGAGAGTGCAGCCCAGTTACACCTGGCTGAAGGACACGCTGAAGGCCTACTGGAAGAAAGGGATATTGTGGCTGTCATGGAgacagtccaaacacagaggTCTGGGTCGGTGCAGCGGCGGAGCCAGCAGCAGGGACTCACCACCATTTCCTTGGAAGAGCAGAaaatcctcctctctctggacAGACTCAACCACCAACTGTTCT GTGTGCAGGAACATATGGGGGGTAGTGCTGGCACACGTGGCCTCGTACTTGTGGATGGACCCTCT ACAAGGGAAGCGAAAGTAACAAGCCAACACAAGAACCGTGCATCCTCAGCTAACAACCACTCTCGATACCAGAGGAAATTCTGA